The following coding sequences are from one Rutidosis leptorrhynchoides isolate AG116_Rl617_1_P2 chromosome 11, CSIRO_AGI_Rlap_v1, whole genome shotgun sequence window:
- the LOC139876194 gene encoding probable polygalacturonase At3g15720 yields MVNKAFEAAWQDACNDIGPRSRLTIPVVQSFLVVPITFQGPCNSPILHFQLLGTIVAPEDPNSWSDCESGAWLKFSDVNGLFIDGSGMIDGRGNAWWTKSSTYINEEYRCTVPPSALHFENCNGLHLRELKHRDSPRNHIGVSGCNDVIIAYLDIAAPASSPNTDGIDVARSTQVRIQESVIRTGDDCIAINSGSSQINITGVYCGPGHGISIGSLGMDGEYSTVEGVYVRKCNFSGTQNGARIKTWQGGSGYAKDIIFEDIYLHNVNNPILIDQYYCADNNNCPKESGAVNISNISYKLFQGTSSSRTAINFDCSNNVPCLGLSLDQINITSTVNGEDTIAYCNNAYGTSYITTPSASCLLH; encoded by the exons ATGGTGAACAAGGCGTTTGAGGCAGCTTGGCAAGACGCATGTAATGATATCGGGCCAAGGTCAAGGTTGACCATCCCAGTTGTGCAAAGCTTTTTAGTAGTCCCAATTACCTTTCAAGGCCCATGTAATTCTCCAATTCTCCATTTCCAG CTACTTGGTACTATTGTCGCTCCTGAAGACCCTAATTCATGGAGCGATTGCGAATCCGGGGCATGGTTAAAATTTTCAGACGTAAATGGTTTATTTATCGATGGATCGGGTATGATCGATGGTCGTGGCAACGCTTGGTGGACCAAATCTTCAACCTAC ATCAACGAAGAATACAGATGTACCGTACCACCATCA gcattacattttgaaaattgcaATGGGCTTCACCTAAGAGAACTTAAGCATCGTGATAGCCCTAGAAACCATATCGGTGTATCTGGATGCAACGATGTGATTATTGCATATTTAGACATCGCTGCACCTGCAAGCAGCCCCAATACTGACGGCATAGACGTCGCAAGATCAACCCAAGTTCGGATTCAAGAATCAGTTATCAGAACCG GGGATGATTGTATAGCAATAAACAGTGGATCATCTCAAATTAATATTACTGGTGTATATTGCGGTCCAGGCCATGGTATAAG TATTGGAAGTTTGGGCATGGATGGGGAATATAGTACGGTTGAAGGTGTATACGTACGAAAATGTAACTTTTCTGGAACACAAAATGGAGCAAGAATCAAAACATGGCAG GGAGGTTCAGGTTATGCTAAAGATATTATATTCGAGGATATTTACCTTCACAATGTGAATAACCCTATACTTATCGATCAATATTACTGTGCGGACAACAATAATTGCCCTAAAGAG TCAGGGGCAGTAAATATCAGCAACATAAGTTACAAGCTATTTCAAGGAACATCATCATCTCGAACTGCAATTAATTTTGATTGTAGTAACAATGTACCATGCTTGGGTCTTTCATTGGATCAAATAAACATAACATCTACTGTGAACGGAGAAGATACAATCGCTTACTGCAACAATGCTTATGGCACAAGTTATATTACGACACCTAGTGCATCGTGTTTGCTACATTGA